The Branchiostoma lanceolatum isolate klBraLanc5 chromosome 1, klBraLanc5.hap2, whole genome shotgun sequence genomic sequence GAGCAGCTAGTAATACAATGTATTGGAAGTCAATCCAAACCTATGATGACACTGAACGATAAGCAAGGACTGAAGGAGACAAAATAAAAGCTAATAAGAAGTCAGCAATGCCAATATTTCCTTACAGATTATGGGCACTTCTAGATTTCTTCACTTCTGTCTGCAAACTTCAAAAGCAAACATTCATTGAAAGTACCTGTTCGATCTTGACAGCATTCCTGATGATCTGGTGGGTGGCCTCCTCGCTGGGCATGTTTACCAGGTGTCTGAACATCAGGCAGGCAAAGTCACAGTGCAGACCCTCGTCTCTGCTGATCAGCTCGTTGGAGAATGTCAGCCCAGGCATCAGACCCCTCTTCTTCAGCCAGAAGATAGCAGCAAAGGAACCTGAAGTGGCAAAGCAGCAAATCCGAttgtcaatacatgtaaaagGCAGTTTCTATATCTTGGGTAAAATCTACAATGTGAAATATTAATAAGACAATCAGGGTAACTTggttttgcacatttcattttcaatgtcTAACTCTTACCCAGGAGCTTACTGGGATATCATTTAATGATTTGGCTTTTGCACAGTAACGATTACACTGTTGATTGTGTTCATTTAACTTCATACTAACCTGAGAAGAAGATTCCTTCTACAGCAGCAAAGGCAACAACACGCTCCCCAAATGTGGAGTCCTTGTCTCCGATCCACTTGAGAGCCCAGTCAGCCTTCTGCTTCACACAGGGCAAGGTCTCGATTGCATTGAAGAGATGGTCCCTGTGGGAAGAGACGTTTTTGATAAAATGAGTGGAAATACATCACTTTCTGTTTATAatgagaagtttattgcaaattcatgcccgtgggcttattgcaaatacatggtaaaaacatagggaaaacatgcatgcgtcagtaaactgtgtctgactttgtaacaataggctactggtactagaTACAATtattggctatatctaaactagctgggtttgacttctttttcggaagcagtggaagacgaaaagtcccactttttctagtatttgtgggttctgtgatttcaagagaaaggtagctttttgttcatccgtgaacgtgtaaaagtaggggcatttcgtggtaacttgattaaataattcggttctttcgtcactgttaaatagatacttggaaataaaatgtgtttcgtttGTAGCCCAACAGCAACACGTAACTACCATCACTCAATATGTATCCTAATGGCAGCAAGTATAATGTGCATGCAGTGTCGTAGAGACCATGCAATGCCCATTAGGGCTTTAGCAAGGattatatggggggggggggcatcttaCTGACCTTTCTGTAGGATCCTTGATGTAGGTGTCAATCAGTAGACTGTACATTTCAGAATGGATGTTCTCAATGGCGATCTGGAAGCCATAGAAGCACCTGGCCTCTGTAACCTGCACCTCCTGGCTGAATCTCTCCACCTGGACagatgatgaaaaatgttttatAAGTCATGACCATACCAGAACCAAGGACAAATATACATAAAACCATTTGATCATCATGTGTGATCAACTCACCAGGTTCCTTTTGCCAAAACCATCACGAGCAGCAAAAATTAATGAATCAAGTACATAAGTCATGACATATAATCATGGACAAATGCTATTCAGAAATTAGGGGATCAAAGTGAaccattttgtttgataacccAACACTCACCAGGTTCTCGTTGACGATACCATCACTGGCAGCGAAGAAGGCCAGCACGTGCTTGATGAAGTGTCTCTCACCGTCATTGAGGCTCTCCCAGTGGCCCAGGTCCTGAAGGAAAACAAGATCACTATCAATATTGTTTCAAGTTTAGATGTTCAATCTAAAAGTTAATACTGGAATTCCACTAGAACCCTAACATCAAATGCAGTACAGGCTAGCTTATTTACATGGAATGCAGAGTAAACATAATTTGGCTGGTCGGTGTGGTGTTAGGTTTTTAGATTTGCATATGTTGTGATAAATGGGTAAGTGACCCCTTGTGCACAATACATTACCTTCTTGGTTGTTGTTTTCATATCTAACAATGTTTAGCCAGCACTTATCATATGTGTACTTTTCCAATTTTCCTGTTCATggtgacttgacttcctgactCCTGTGAGTTGTCTACCAGAATGACGGACATTTGATACCTTGGAGAGGTCTACTTCCTCCGCTGTCCAGAACGACGCCTCGGCCTTCTTGTACATCTGCCAGATGTCGTGGTACTGGATGGGAAAGACTACGAAACGCCTGGGGTTCTCACGCAGGAGGGGCTCATCCTGGGGAAACAAATTTACAAAGGAAAGTGTTAATGATCGCTGAAGCCCATTACAAAGGGAAAGTGTTAATGATTGGTGATACCCACTGTGCACTCTTGGTTGCATTAGTCAGTCACACTAAGGCCAGAATTCTACAAGCTCCCTTGAATAGAACAGACCAAAGATGCTGGGATGTCATGTTAGTTACTCGAAGAAAGCAAATACAGCTACGAAAATCATcgttttcaaaatgatttgtttCATCCATCTACATGCACGACTATATTTCAGTATTGGGATGATGAAAATGTCTTCTATACCTGCTCCTTTCTCTCTGGCTTTTGAACAGTTTCAACCTATGGATAGAATGAAAGATGTTGGATGAACATTGGAACACTTAGAAAAATTCGCCGAAAGTCAAATAGGAACGACCTCGAATGTAGGAAATATTAACCAGAATTCTAAGAAAAATTCGCAGAAAATCAAATAGGAACCTCGAATGTAGTAAATATTAACCAGAATTCTAACAGTAACATTTACTTATGTTATCATTGTTCAGCAGATACGACAATGGCACAACGGGGATAGGCAAATTAGACTGACCATAAGCATCCAGTTTTAAAGGATCCAGTTTTAAGATATTATAAACAAAAACTTACCACTGGTTTCTTGAGTTCCTTGATGTCTGACGATCTTTTTATATTctggaaaacaaaacagaaattaGACTCTGATTCAAATTGAGCGAGGGGTTGGGATGAAGTAATTTTATGCAATGCGtcttctcatttgcatatcaaatgAAACGCCCCGATAATTTATGTAAATCCATTTTCGCGGGAAAATTTTTATAAACAGCTGGCTTGCAACGGTTTCCTTAATTTGAGCAAGATCTCGGGTTGCAATCGTCATGTTGTGTAAGAAGCCAGGATTTTAAAAATTGCTACTGGTTTTCTTTGTTGCTTACCTGGCTTTGGCTCTCTCCAAGGACCTTTCTTGCTTTTCCCTTGGAAGGTGAAGACGGGACCTGAAAGTAGAAAcatgagaaataaataaatagccCGGGGGAGCGTTAGCATGGAACGGGGCGGTTTACGCCAAGTTGTAGCCTGATCATGAGAGTCCAGACATATATATCGGCGCcccaccaagcaccgcacggcccaccctcccgctgccccctaagaccgaccccgccccactctccgctgtaaacccaatcggctagcagagcttgggtttacagcggagagtggggcggggtcggtcttcgggtgcagcgggagggtgggccgtgcggtgcttggtggcgcgccgatatatatgtctggactcccagggtagccAAGTTGAAACTAATGGAAATTTATAGACAACCAGTCCAAATATAAATTCATAACGAACTCAATGAAGACTGAGGGAAAAATAAAGCcgtgaagaaagaaaataatttttccaTTTTTGGTTTTCGCGCGCAGTCATTTCCTGTCGAGCATGACAAAAGGTTTAGCCTTTTTAGCCCCTAATCCGTTGAATTCTCAAAATCTCAATGAACGATTATCAATCATCAACATCCTTGTTTCATAGAATGTGCAACATGTTAACAGCAGTCTAGTCGGTGACGAAAGAATGAAAAATTTGCTGAGAAGTAAGACAATTTGTGGCAAGCCGTGATGCACGGATTTACATTTTGGTGCCAACACGAGTACAGCGCCATCTCTTTGTTTCGCTGTTCTGACCGGCTACACATGCGATATTTTCCCCGAGTTAGCACTGTGGTATGTCTCAATACATTATTGCAGAGCAGCAAACTAGGCAGTTGGAAATTGGGGGGTGAAATAAAGATGAATTTCTCTCACTCCCTCTgctcaaacaaaacagaaaatggCGCCGGAAAATTTACCTGATTCTCTCGGTCTGCAGAGATCTTCAGCGCCGAGAAGTCCTGCTGCACGGACTGGGTAgggtaacaggtcaactcgccccaagtccaactcgcccaaCTATTTACGACCAACTCGCCCCAGTTTTAGGGCTGATCAAACTTGGATTTATATGCATATCTCTGgcttctaaatattactttacatgctgACAAAGCTTCGTTACTCAAATCTTAACATTCTCTTCTCTGTTCGGCATTTAACGCCGATGGATGCCGAGGGCGCCGGCGGGCCATGTTGCATGTCGGCCCGCCGGGTTCACCGGGACCTGCGCCCACTCGCTAGCTGTAATCTCAAGCATGGCTGATGACTGCTGACTCAAATTATTCTTCAAGTACATGCTCCAAGATGCTTACTTAAAGCACATAAGGTAAGCAACAGTATTTCGgatgcaaatatacagatgtaaccggctccttactgggcgcccagtacggaaaccgtggagaaaatggcgccgatactcggcccccagtacggagggaagttccgtacaagaattccagtacggaacggctttattccagtaccgaagcttcgtcagtactggacgtccagaactgaatttgtttcggtactcgggaTCCAGAGCTGAACTGctctcggtactcgggttccagtacggatttgcgttccggctagTTCAAATgtcattcggtactggttaaccagtgcggaggtcattcagcactggataaccgagtgccgatttacggatgtaacgggttccgtactggatttaccagtaaatagtgactcttcagtactggaagccgagacctcaaattatttcggaactgggcgtcctgtactcacgttctattagtactgggatgatccattgtttggaccgactggacagttttggatttagttgtctgtacatactaacgtttaggtagtactgttttgttccttggttatggacatagattttggtaggttATATAAAGTACATTATTTATTTCGgtgtacgttttctcccgataaaggcacaagccacaaggatatgttgtcgtcgttgaaacgtaacagaatgtgatactcatactgtattttatttttattttcattcgaacgttttccaaacaatagcaTTGATTAGAGTATGAAGTAGGAAAAAAAGCATCGAAGAGATGCAGCCCtaaaaataacgttagacgctcgttagagtctcagcactcggtttccagtcctgacaggagggttcccagtactcaagctgcccagtacaggaagtccagtactgagaaagtctcagtactggagctcctgttctgacgaccacttccgtactggttgtccagtactgacaaaggaggcagttacatttgtatatttggatTTCGCATCGCCATGCTTGAGACTAGAGCTAGCGGCCGTACACGGTGACACGGCGGGCCGAATCCCGATCGAGTTCGTTGCTAAATACGTGCccagcaaaaaaacaaacaaatgttaaaTTAGAGTAACAAGGTTTATTAACATGTgaagtaatatttagaagtaggatTTATGGATGTAAAACCGGTATAAAACCAGGTTTAATAAGccctaatttggggcgagttggtagtaaatagttggggcgagttggacttggggcgagctGTCTAGGATTCCTGGGTAGACTTCGGTGAGTGCATGGTAAGCATCTTTGGTTCTGTAGAGGAAAAATTTGCAGTCGTGGTAGAAAAGATTGGCGGGACAGAGGAGTGGAGCTGCAACAGAGAGAGTTACACGGACTAACGACAGAATAGCTGGGAGAGACTGAATGTGGCGGTGTCTGCAGCGCGTTCATATAGCGCGGGACTTGACAAATCTGACCAATTAAAAAAAGGTGAGGCTCTAAGTGGGCggattcaaccaatcagagcaccgAACGTCGCGGATTCGACAAAATTTGACCAATCGGAGAGGAGATTCTTTGAGGAGCACCCTGAGCGAGCCTTATGTAACCAAGAAAAGGGGTTAGACAATGATTGCATAATAGCGTTATGTAACATTGCCAACAGACAATATGTGCAGATTTTAATATTTGCAGACGAAGAAAAGTGGTTAGACAATGATTGCATAATAGCGTTATGTAACATTACCAACAGACAATATGGATTGGAGGATGATCTCTTTCTGGGAGTActagtattggaaatgcttttgtttgcgcgttcgcagctagaactcacgatcctgttgtcgcattggtgtgtaacttggcatatcgtttgccatgttgggcgtggtgatgcacgatgtctttgttacaccgtaactacatTTATCGTCAATGcgatatcgtaattgcacccctatgattaatggcatgtgccactgcCCTGCCTTTTAgagaccatgctataatccgttccgcttggctagaatacttcaggcagatacggggtataatgTATCTtccctacttgctgtgatcgtatagtcactgttacataaTAAAATAGACGatgtgcatcaccacacgcaacctagcaaacgatataccaatgcgacaacgggaattgtgagttttagttgggaacatgtgcagagtgacctcctgtcAGTGTAtaaagtatgccgtgtccagtcGCAGCTCGCTTActagtatgtgcgcacgggccgatgcacttttacgcacagtgtgaaaatggagaatctctggaccttcaaatttaccacacatgtagtttgtaatacggaggctgtgacaatataaaaagtttacgcaggggatgaaagattgttgagatatttctctcagaaaagtgcgcgcgggccggggccagtgtcacttccgggtggtttcACCGGATTgagagatccggtgacctttgacctttgtgaaaAGTTAGGATAGTACAAATTAGCCTTTTTGTATTGCAAACAggctgatagctatagatcaggcatgcctgcaataaattgtggaaagagaatttactgcatatttgtgatttctgaaacatcttagttgtaaggctgaatgcaACTATTGTATGTTATCATGTACTTTCGCAGCAAGACTGGCCCCTTGTAACAGCAACAGCTAGTcaggcagccttggctgctgtacattatacgcagccgaacaaataaataaataaaaaaagctgaatggttcgttgataatcttcaaaaggggccatctagatctaaatttgtgactaTTCCCAGAATTTCTAGATCcaatctgtgccatgctgtaaaaacgtacttttcagcaaGTTGAcctctcctgtattgaaagaaaaagattaataaacactttttctttatttgttataAAACATTACTTGGattgtgcagagatgcaatttgtgtgggtcaatacttttaATTCTGTAATTACCGCTTATTCACTTTTCACACCTAGCTCCACATACaacccacgattccgttgctgcataGGTACTAAAGTATCACAAGATGATATAGGACTGATTTCAATCTCCTTCCTTAAacatttaaacctccttgctgaacATACGATTCTTTCTTGTCGTTCATTTATAGAGCAAGAGGAAACAATTTCATACCGTGCCAGCCGGCCCTGGCCCAGTCTATGCCCTGCTATCCTTGTTGCGGACCCAGGATTTTGTTAACAAAGCAGGGTGCACGGGATCCTTCCACAGACCAATAGCTGTCAGTACAGAGAAACCAGACTACAAACCAGCTCCTAACACatacactgtaagagaaatatCACATAGTTTTGTGATGATATGATGTGTAAGAGTGCACTTGATAAGTCTTGATTACATTATTAAAAGGAAgaatatgccaaaaaaaatagttactcaagcaactggataaaattttgaaacagccagacgttagagacagcatccgctatcttttgtcaggtACAGAACTggagaactaggttttatacccaaactctgaaatgTTAAATGTTAATGTGATGAAGACAATCAGGGTGGTTCAATAGAACATTAAGTCAAGACATTAGGAAATGAGTCTTGACTtagtcttctattgaaccatcctacgttgtcaattcaattcaattctgaATTTTATGAAACTGCTTGAGCGACTATTTTTTGGcatatcgtattacctggatgtctaatcttcatcaacttAACAAGAAATAGTGTTTTTCAAATATGAAATTGATACTAAACAGAGGCGGCGGCACGCAATTTGAAATGGGGGGGAGATAATATTGAGGTCAAATGTCACaaagacgagcgccgaaggcgcgacaatactagggggtccgggggtatgctcccccgggaaattttgaaatctagaccctctgaaatgctatttcctgcattctgaggggcaaattttgctggaagagtaagctaagtctaatgacatctctatttgtaaaaaaaaaaaatgcagaagggtttcagcttaaTTTTAAGGAACGGCGCCCTCCCGacccaacatttttttttgccagtggcacgacatgctcccacaggaTAATTTGAAATTCTTGACtcattgaaacgctatttcctgcattctgaggggcaaattttgctggaagagtaagctaagtctaatgacatctctatttgtaaaaaaaaaatgcagaagggtttcagcttgattttgggggaaCGGCGCCTTCTCGACATATCATAGTTTTTCGCCAGTggcacgacatgctcccacaggaaaATTCAAAATGCTTGACcaattgaaacgctatttcctgaattctgaggggTAAATTTTGATGGTTAAAtaatctaagtttaatgacatatCCATATgcgaaaaaaaatacacaagggtttcagcttgagttttgggggacgacgccctcccgacatatttttccgccggagcgcaacattgaaaactttaaaattttgacccattgaaacgcgcgctgtttcctgaattttgaggggcaagttttgctgacaaagtaagctaaaaggttaatgacatcatatctctatatgtgaaaaaatacggACAGAAACAGGCCGTtagccagttccttcggcggcccaaggcAGTATTAAAgcctagcctgacaaatcgcgctcctagcggccggccggtcctgtaacTCCCAGCTGCATAGtcgggtgggggtcagtaacttccggccgagagcttgtgtaatcACAGAGTATATTAAAGCCCATGGCCCACCAATTTTAATGACGGTTACGGGAGAGTCTTTAGCCAGTGAGAGTTGACTGGGCCTTTTCCCTTTGCTATAGAACCAGAAGATTCCTGTCGTTAGACTTAGTGCAAAAAAGTGCCTTGTCGATAGCAGGGAAAAATTCTCTAATGGAAACACCTTGGTCAATAGTGAACAAAATTCAGATAAAAGCTTTATAGTTATGTGATTCAGTAGAGCAAAAACTACTTCAGTAACTAATAATACAAGTTAATTTAGATAATtaataaagaaattaaaatttATCGGTAGATGTTGAAGAATTCTACTTTGCAACGTTCCATCtacaatttgtttatttcatcacaTTGAAAAGGAAGAGAAAAACAGGTGCATGTACATGCCTTATAGTTAGGACCTTGCTCATAGCAAGTGTACAAGCCAAGGGTTCTTTATcttggtacaaaatgtaaccaGAGACGCTACAGGTTCTTGGGCACATGCTTTGTGACCGCCTTACGTTTTCTATATTTCAGGTTTTACATGCAGAGTGCAAAATATACTAGCAGCAGATATTGATTCTTCTTTCGGTAATGTCCAAGGCTACCAAGAAAGAACATAGAGAAacaaacgcatggaaatatgaGCAAGAAACTGTTTATTGCTGTTGCGACCTGAGATATTTTACAGCTCCATAATTGAAGTAGACACAGTATGTACAGAAGGTTGCAAATAGACATATGTTTGACAAAACTTGGCGCCCTCCATTGGCATTGCTGATATAAACAAACTTAACCTGCGACAGCATTAAGATGCATTTTAATACATTTAAGCGACTTAAAAATACCTCCAAAAAAAATTGCTTGACAGCTGATGTGGTACAATATATATTAAGTACTTTACATTGGAAAGCATTTCAGAGAATCAGttgggtaaaaaaaatgatcacCTAGTTTAAAATAAGAGGATGTATAAGTATAGCAAAATACAGTCATGCCAGACCGCTCAAGGGATCTACAACATAAAAATATAGAATTAGAACTAATTACACAACACATTAAAAGTTATGGTTTCTACTAAACATTAAAAATCCAGATGCCATGATGGTGATCCATTTTATATGTACAGAATCTCTAAATCATCAAGTGACAAGTCTGATACACATAGGCTGTCAGTGGATCCCAACCAAAAAAGGCATGGATGGGGTGACAGACtgaacacaaaacacagcaattAATAGTGCTTGTCTTCCACGTCATGTACTATCCACGGACACCCCAACATGTTATCAAGGGGATTAAAAACTGAACAGATCTATCTAGAAGTCAGCGTCTAATGTAAACTTCTTCTGAGCAGGAGAGGACATCACACCCATCTTCTGGTACTCTCCAACTTTCTTTTCGAAGAAGTTGGTCTTTCCCTCCAGCGAGATGTTCTCCATAAAGTCGAACGGGTTCTCTCTGTTGAAGATCTAGATAGGGGATGGAACATGAGTAAGTAACTGTAGTCATGTAGACGATAACAAATTAACAAAGCACGCAAATGTGTGGAAGAAAGAAATTGGACTATGCGAGGGTGACGACATACCTTACTGCACTTGAGTTCTCCCAGTAGTCTGTCTGCTACAAACTCGATGTACTGCTTCATCAGGTCATGGTTCATGCCAATCAGCTTCACGGGCAGGGCCTCTGTTAGGAATTCCTGCAATACAAAGATAAAACTTGGTGAGCAGCTAATAATACAATGTATTGGAATTCAATCCAAGCCTATGATGACACTGAACTATATGCAAGGACTGAACGAGACAAGATAAAAGCTAATAAAAAAGTCAGCAATGTCAGCAATGCCTTACAGATTATGGGCACTTCTAGATTTCTTCACTTCTGTCTGCAAACTTCAAAAGAAAACATTCATTTAAAATACCTGTTCGATCTTGACAGCATTCCTGATGATCTGGTGGGTGGCCTCCTCACTGGGCTTGTTTACCAGGTGTCTGAACATCAGGCAGGCAAAGTCACAGTGCAGACCCTCGTCTCTGCTGATCAGCTCGTTGGAGAATGTCAGCCCAGGCATCATACCCCTCTTCTTCAGCCAGAAGATAGCAGCAAAGGACCCTGAAGTGGCAAAGCAGCAAATCCAAATGTCAATACATGTAGAAGGTAGTTTGTATATCTTGAGAAAAATCTACAATGTGAAATATCAATAAGACAATCATGGAAACTTgcttttgcacatttcattttcaatgtcTAACTCTTACCCAGGAGCTTACTGGGATATCATTTAATGATTTGGCTTTTGCACGGTAACGATTACACTGTTGATTGTGTTCATTTAACTTTATACTAACCTGAGAAGAAAATTCCTTCTACAGCAGCAAAGGCAACAACACGCTCCCCAAATGTGGAGTCCTTGTCTCCGATCCACTTGAGAGCCCAGTCAGCCTTCTGCTTCACACAGGGCAAGGTCTCGATTGCATTGAAGAGATGGTCCCTGTGGGAAGATGAGTTTTTGATAATATGAGTGGAAATACATCACTTTCTGTTTTAGGCCAACTGCAACACGTAACTGCCATCACTCAATATGTATCCTAATGGCAGCAAGTATGATGTGCATGCAGT encodes the following:
- the LOC136449345 gene encoding ribonucleoside-diphosphate reductase subunit M2-like, with the translated sequence MLTMHSPKSTQSVQQDFSALKISADRENQVPSSPSKGKARKVLGESQSQNIKRSSDIKELKKPVVETVQKPERKEQDEPLLRENPRRFVVFPIQYHDIWQMYKKAEASFWTAEEVDLSKDLGHWESLNDGERHFIKHVLAFFAASDGIVNENLVERFSQEVQVTEARCFYGFQIAIENIHSEMYSLLIDTYIKDPTERDHLFNAIETLPCVKQKADWALKWIGDKDSTFGERVVAFAAVEGIFFSGSFAAIFWLKKRGLMPGLTFSNELISRDEGLHCDFACLMFRHLVNMPSEEATHQIIRNAVKIEQEFLTEALPVKLIGMNHDLMKQYIEFVADRLLGELKCSKIFNRENPFDFMENISLEGKTNFFEKKVGEYQKMGVMSSPAQKKFTLDADF
- the LOC136449354 gene encoding ribonucleoside-diphosphate reductase subunit M2-like, producing MLTMHSPKSTQSVQQDFSALKISADRENQVPSSPSKGKARKVLGESQSQNIKRSSDIKELKKPVVETVQKPQSKEQDEPLLRENPRRFVVFPIQYHDIWQMYKKAEASFWTAEEVDLSKDLGHWESLNDGERHFIKHVLAFFAASDGIVNENLVERFSQEVQVTEARCFYGFQIAIENIHSEMYSLLIDTYIKDPTERDHLFNAIETLPCVKQKADWALKWIGDKDSTFGERVVAFAAVEGIFFSGSFAAIFWLKKRGMMPGLTFSNELISRDEGLHCDFACLMFRHLVNKPSEEATHQIIRNAVKIEQEFLTEALPVKLIGMNHDLMKQYIEFVADRLLGELKCSKIFNRENPFDFMENISLEGKTNFFEKKVGEYQKMGVMSSPAQKKFTLDADF